The DNA region TCGCAGGATGCGGAGAGCATAGCACGCGGCGGTGCCCGGATCGGCCGGACGCGATGCGGGCGGCCGGGTACCGCATTACAATCGGCGCGGGACACCCACCTATGCAAATCATCCGCAATCGCAGAATTTACGACGTCGCCATCATCGGCTCCGGCGCGGGGGGCGGCATGGCCGCGAAGGTCCTCACCGAAGCCGGGGCCGACGTCGTCATGCTCGAGGCCGGGCCGATGTGGGATCCGGTCAAGGACTCCTACATGTTCCGGTGGAACTACGACAGCCCGCGGCGCGGCGCGGCCATCCCCACCCAGCAGTTCGGGGAGTACGACGCCGCGTTCGGCGGGTGGACCCTCGACGGCGAGCCCTACACCACCGCCGCGGGCGACGACTTCTTCTGGTTCCGATCGCGCATGCTCGGCGGCCGCACCAACCACTGGGGGCGGATCTCGCTGCGCTTCGGGCCCGACGACTTCCAGCGCAAGTCCATTGATGGGCTCGGCGACAACTGGCCGATCACCTACGAGGACATGAAGCCCTGGTACGACGAGACCGATCGGCTGATCGGCATCTTCGGCACCAACCTCCCGTTCCGCAACGAGCCCGACGGCATCTTCCTGCCGCCGCCGAAGCCGCGCTGCTACGAGCTGCTGATCCAGCAGGCGTCGGAGAAGCTGGGGGTTCCCTGCGTGCCGTCGCGGCTGTCGATTCTCACCCGCCCGCACAACGGCCGCGCCGCGTGCCATTACTGCGGCCAGTGCAACCGCGGCTGCGCGACGCACTCGAACTTCTCGTCCCCCTCGGTGCTGATCCCGCCGGCGATGAAGACGGGCAGGCTCACCATCGTCGCCAACGCGATGGCGCGCGAGGTCACCGTGGACGAGAACGGGCTCGCCTCGGGCGTGTCGTACATCGACAAGAACACGGTCCGCGACAATCACGTCCGCGCCCGGATCGTCGTCCTCGCGGCGAGCGCCTGCGAGACCGCCCGCATCCTGCTGAACTCGAAGTCGCCGAAGTTCCCCCAGGGCCTCGCCAACTCCACCGGCATCGTCGGCAAGTACCTGACGGACTCGACCGGCACGGGCGTGACCGGGTTCATCCCGAAGATGATGGACAACCACCCGCACAACGAGGACGGCACCGGCGGCGCCCACCTCTACATGCCGTGGTGGATCGACAACAGGAAGCTGGACTTCCCGCGCGGGTATCACATCGAGATCGGAGGCGGCCGGCGCATGCCGGGCGCCGGCTTCCTCGGCAACATCCACGCCTATACCGGCGTGGAAGCGTCGGGAACGCCGATCGCGTTCGGCGGCTACGGCGCGAGCCTCAAGCGCGACTACCGCCGCGTCTATGGGTCGACCGTCAGCTTCGCCGGACGCGGCGAGATGATTCCGAACCCGGACAGCTGGATGGAAATCGATCCGCGCGTGGTCGACAAGTGGGGCATCCCGGTGCCGCGGTTCCACTTCAAGTGGAGCGACTACGAGATCAAGCAGGCGAAGCACATGCAGGAGACCTTCCGCGCCATCATTCACGAGATGGGCGGGACGCCGCTGTCGCCGATGCCGACGGCGCAGCAGAACTACGATCTCGCGCCCGGCGGCCGCATCATCCACGAAATCGGCGTCGTCCGGATGGGCAACGATCCGAACACCTCGGCGCTGAACAAGTACTGCCAGGCGCACGACGCGAAGACCGTCTTCGTCGCCGACGGCGCCCCGTTCGTGTCGCAGCCGGACAAGAACTGCACGTGGACGATCCTGGCGCTGGCGATGCGCACGGCGAACTACATCGCCGAGCAGCGCAAGGCAGGAGCCATCTGAGGCCACGGATCACACGGAACACACGGAACACACGGATGACTTATGGATAAGCTGAATCGCAGAACGTTGCTCAAGGTGCTCGGCGCGGCGCCCGCCGCCGCCGGGTTCACCTGGACCGAGGCGGAGGCGGCGCAGGCGGCGAAGTCGCAGGCGGCGCGGCGCACCGGGGCGAAGCCCGCCGCCTTCAAGCCGAAGTTCTTCACCGCGCACGAATGGGCGACGGTGAACCTGCTCGTCGACATCATCATCCCGAAGGACGAGCGCTCGGGCAGCGCCACGGACGCGGGCGTGCCGGAGTTCATGGACTTCATGATGAGCGACCAGCCGGGGCGGCAGACCGCGATGCGCGGCGGGCTGCGCTGGATCGACGCGCAGTGCGAGAAGCGGTACGACAAGCGCTTCCTCGAGTGCACCGAGGCCGAGCGCACGGCGGTGCTCGACGACATCGCGTGGCCGCAGAAGGCGAAGCCGGAGTTCCTGCACGGCGTCACGTTCTTCAACAGCTTCCGCGATCTGACGGCCGCGGGTTTCTGGTCCAGCAAGATGGGCGTGATCGACCTCGAGTACACGGGCAACACGATGATGCCGGAGTGGCCCGGCTGTCCGCCTGAGGCGCTGAAGAAGCTCGGGGTCGGCTAGAGAGTTCAGCCGTCAGCCGAAAGCGGAGAGCGGAGTCCGCATGAAAGTTCCGGCCCGATGGTCGGCGATCGACGACTCGGAACCGCTGCCGGTGTCCCTGCTGCGCGCGCCTGCCGCAATCGCCGCGGGCGCCTTCGTTGCCGGCGTGGCCGTGGGCGCCGTCGCGGCCCCGTTCGCGTCGGCGCCGACGCCGGCGATCACGTATCTCCTCACCCTCATCGTGTGCGCGCCGTTTCTGCTGCCGACGTCGGCCTATCGCCGGCACCGCGCGCTCTGGTGGTGGATGGCCGCGGCCGCCGCCCTCGCCACCATGCGCGCCGTCTTCATGGCGGGCTTCCTGCTGCCGTACCAGTCCTGGGGAGCGTGGGCGCTGAAATGCGCGATGGATCTCCTCGCCGCCGCGGTCCTGTGGCTCGCGACGCTGGCGATTTTCAGAGCCCCAGTCCCCGATTCGTAACCGATCGCCCGATCACCCGATCACCCGATCACCCGATCACCCGATCGCCCGATCGCCCGATCGCCCGATCGCCCGATCACTTCGCTTTCCAGTTGATCACGTGATACGTGGCGGGCGTCGAGCCGACGTTCTTGATGTTGTGCAGCTGGTTCGACGCCTGGAAGATCAACGATCCGGGCCCGCCGCGTTTCAGCTCGCCGTTGACCAGAGCTTCGACCTGCCCCTCCTTGACGATGAGGATCTCTTCGTTGGGATGCCGGTGCGGCGGGTGCGATTCCTCACCCGGGCGCAGCGTCGTGATGTGAATCTCGAGCTCCGCCAGCGTCGCCGTGGGCTGCTGCACGACCCGCCGCACTTCGCCGGTCCGGTTCGGCTGCGGGCTCAAGCTCGACCACTCGAAGAGTGTGGACGGCAGAACGTCGGCCCGTGCGGACGCGATCGATACCGCTGTCAGCGTGAGAAGAACCGCGATGGAAGCCACTGCCACGTCTCGACGCGTCATAACACTCCTCATCCGACATCCGCAGTCGTGGACTCACCCGACCGTGAGTTCTCCGCGCAGGTGGATGTCCTTTGACGACGACCCGATCATCTGCCGGTTTCATGATTTGCGAGGCGCGATACGCCCTCAGGGATTCACGAACACGACGCTGACCGGGAACGGGACCTGAAGCGTGGTTCCCGCCGGCGTGAGCCCGCCGGTCGCCTGATCGATCCGGAACACCACGATCGTGCTCGAGTTCTGGTTGGCCGCAATCAGGAGACGCCCGGACGGATCGATCGCGAAGTTGCGCGGCGTCTTCCCCTGCGTCGACGCGCGATCGAGCGCCGTCAGCGTGCCCTTCCCGGCGTCGATCCGGAAAGCCGCGATGCTGTCGTGGCCGCGATTGGACGCGTAGAGGAACCTGCCGCCCGGGTGCACGGCGATCTCGGCGCCGCTGTTGTCGCCGGCGAATCCTTCCGGCAGCGTGGAGAGCGTCTGGAGTTCGGTCAGCGTCCCGCGCGTGGCGTCATACCGCATCGCCACCACACGGGAGAGCATCTCGCTCAGGACGTAGGCGAACTTCCCGTCGGGCCGGAACGCCAGGTGCCGCGGACCGGATCCCGGTGCAATCGCGGAGAACGGCGGATCCGCGGGGGCCAGACCGCCGGCGCGCGGATCGATCCGGTAGGTCAGCACCTTGTCGAGGCCGAGATCCGCGGCGAGCACGAAGCGGTTGTCGGGCGACACCGTCACCGCGTGGCCGTGCGGTCCGCTCTGGCGTTCCTTGTTCACGCTCGAGCCGCTGTGCTGGAAGAACGCCGAGGCGTCGCCAAGCCGGCCGTCGTCCTGCACCGGAAACGCGGCGACGCTGCCGCCGCCGTAGTTCGCGACGAACACCCATTTGCCCGACGCGTCGAGCGAGACGTGGCACGGCCCGCCGCCGCGCGACGAGACCCGATTCAGCAGAGTCAGCGTGCCGGTGCCGCGATCGATCGAGAAGGCGCTGACGCTCCCGGCGTCGCGCCCTTGGTACCTGGACACCTCGTTCACCGCGTAGAGAAATCGCTGGTTCGGGTGCACCGCCAGAAACGACGGGCTCTCCGTTTCCGCGGCCAGGCCGTCGGTCCCCATCGGCGTCATCCCGCCGTCGGCGCGCAGCCGGTACGCGTAGATGCCCTTGCTCGGTGCCCGTGTATAGGTTCCGACGAACACGATCCGGTCGCCGGACGTCTGCGCGCGCGGAGCCGCCGCGGCGCCGGTCCAGACGATGGCGGCCAGCACGCCGGCAACGCCGAGGAGAATCCTGCGCATCGGCGCTAGATTACACCTGTCATGAAGGTTGTGATCTCCGTCCTGACCGTCCTGTGCCTGGTCCCGGTGACGACCCGCTATGATGGCGCCGTGAACGCGCAGCCCGCGGAGCGTCCCCGTCTGTCGGTCAAGCCGACGCCGGACTTCGAGGTTACCGGGACGGGTGACCATCCCGGCTGGCAGGCGACGGAGTGGACCACGCTCCGCCGGCGCCAGCCGGACGGGCATCCCTACGAGACCCGATCCAAGGTGCTCTATTCGAAGACGGGTTTGTACTTCCTCATGGACGCCGCGGACAGGACGCTCACGGCGGCGATGAAGGAAGACTTCATGGATCTGTGGAACGAGGACGTCTTCGAAGTGTTCCTCTGGACGGACGAGCGCTACCCGATCTACTTCGAGTACCAGATTTCGCCGCTGAACCGCGAACTGGCGATCCTCGTGCCCAACTTCGGCGGCCAGTTTCTCGGCTGGCGGCCGTGGCATTACGAGCGGGACCGCCTCACGCGCAAGGCCACCAGCACCGTTGGCGGACCCAAGACGTCACAGGCCGCGATCGACGGCTGGCGCGCGGAGTTCTTCATTCCCTACGCGCTGCTCCGCCCGCTGCAGAACGTGCCGCCGAAGCCCGGCACCGTCTGGCGCGCGAACTTCTACCGGATGGACCATGACGCCGGCAGGCGGACGCAGTGGGAGTGGGCGCCGGTCGGCGAGAGCTTTCACGAGTACCAGAAGTTCGGCGAGCTGGTGTTCGCGGATCGCTGACGCCAGAAAACGGCACGCCTGACCGCGCCGGGAATGCTATCATCCGCGCCACCCATGCCTTCACCCCATCGCTTCAAACTGTTCTCGATGATGGTGCTCGAGTTCTTCATCTGGGGCGCCTGGTATCCGCTGATCTTCGGCTATCTCCCGAGCCTCGGTTTCACGCCGGCCGAGCAGACCTGGATCCTGAGCACCTTCCCGGTCGCCGCCATCGTCGGCATGTTCTTCAGCAATCAGTTCGCCGACCGCAACTTCGCGGCCGAACGGTTCGTCGCCGCCAGCCATCTGATCGCGGGCCTGGCGATGATCTCGCTGTTCTGGATCACGTCGTTCTGGCCGTTCTTCTTCGCGCTGCTGGTGCACTGCCTCCTCTACGTGCCGACGATCTCGATCACCAACTCGATCGCCTTCGCGCACATGCAGGACGCGCAGAAGGAGTTCGGCATCGTCCGGATGGGCGGCACGATCGGCTGGATCATGGCGGCGTGGCCGATGACCTTCATCCTCGTCGACTGGGATCGGGTGCGCGCGGCCAACACCGACGGCTTCGTCAGCTGGCTGGGCACCGTTCTCGCCTCGGGCCTCACCGGCCCGGCGCTGCAGCAGGGCACGAAGTACGTGTTCGTCGTTGCCGGCCTCGCGTCGCTGGTCCTGGCGGCGTTCAGCCTGACGCTGCCTCACACGCCGCCGAAGAAGGTCACGGCGGGCGCGAACAAGTTCGCCTGGCTCGAGGCGCTGCGGCTGTTGAGCGCGCCGTTCATCCTCGTGCTCTGGCTGGTGACGTTCATCGACGCGACGGTGCACAACCTGTACTTCAACTGGACGGGCACGTTCCTCGGCACGCCGGCCGACGCCGGCGGCGTCGGCATTGCGGGGAACTGGATCATGCCGGTCATGAGCATCGGCCAGGTCGCGGAGATCCTCACGATGGCGGTGCTCGGCGTGACCCTGAAGCGGCTCGGCTGGCGGACGACGATGATCCTCGGGATCCTCGGACATGCGGCGCGCTTTGCCGTGTTCGCGTTCTTCCCCGAGAACCAGGCGCTCATCATCCTGATCAACGTCGTCCACGGCGTCGCCTACGCGTTCTTCTTCGCGACGGTCTACATCTTCGTCGACGAGTTCTTCCCGAAGGACGCGCGCGCGAGCGCGCAGGGGCTGTTCAATCTGATGATCCTCGGCCTCGGTCCGCTCGTCGCGAACGTGATCGGGCCGAAGCTGATGGGCGAGACCTTCCGCACCGCGGCAGGCGTGGACTTCCGCAGCCTCTTCCTGGTGCCCTTCAGCGCTGCGGTCGTCGCGGCGATCGTGCTGGCGATCTTCTTCCATCCGCCGCGCACCGTGCAGGCACCGGCGAACGCCAGGCATTGAGCCGGACCACTCGTGGCTGTGCGCTGCGCGGCGATCGCCGCGATCCTCTCGCTCGCCGGAGCGGCGGCGCCGCTGCAGCGCCACGAGGCCACGCGCGTGTCGATGGGCTGCGTCTACGCCATCGTCACCTACGGCCGCGATGCCGCCGCGCTGGCGCGGATCACTGAAGACGCCTTCGACGAGGTCGATCGCATCGATCGACTGATGAGCCACTACAGGCCGGAGAGCCCGCTCTCGCGCGTCAACCGCGAGGCGGCGCAGCATCCGGTCGGCGTCGATCCCGAACTGTTCGACTTCATCGCCGAGGCACTGCGCTACAGCCGCGAATCGGACGGCGCGTTCGACGTGACGGTGGGCCCCTTGATGAAGGCCTGGGGGTTCTTCCGCGGCGAGGGACGGATGCCCTCCGACGGCGAGCTTGCCGCCGCCCGGCGCGGCGTCGGCGCGGCCCACGTGCGGCTGAATCCGGCGGACCACACCATCGCGTTCGACCGTCCCGGTGTCGAGCTCGATCTCGGCGGCATCGCCAAGGGCTACGCGGTCGATCGCGCCGTGGCGCTGCTGAAGCGGCGCGGCGTCACGGCGGCCCTGGTCAGCGCCGGCGGCAGCACCATCTACGGGCTCGGCGCGCCGCCCGGACGCGACGCCTGGGACGTCGAGATTCAGGATCCCCTGGATTCACGACGCATCGCCCGCACGGTGACGCTGCGGGATCGCGCGCTGTCGGTGGCCGGACGCTCGGAGAAATCGTTCGAGTCCGGCGGCGTGACCTACTCGCACATCATGGATCCGCGCACCGGCCGGCCGGTGCAGGGGATGCTGAGCGTGGCCGTCCTCGCGCCGACCGGCACGGCGGCCGATGCGCTCGACAACGCGTTGTTCGTGCTCGGCCGGGAACGCAGCCAGCCGTATCTGCGCGCGCTTCCACCAACCGAAGCAATCTTCTTCCCCGCGGTCACCGACACCGCCGCCCAGCGGCCCGTTCCGGATCTCGAGGCGGCACCGTTCGCGCCGCGCAGCTACGTCGCGTATCGTCCGGCCTCGCCAGTGAAGGTCGACGGCAAGCTCGACGAGGCGGCATGGGCCTCGGCTCCCTGGACCGATGCGTTCGTCGACATCGAAGGGGACGCGCGCCCGCGCCCGCGGTTCCGCACCCGCGCGAAGATGTTGTGGGACGACGCCTTCTTCTACGTC from Vicinamibacterales bacterium includes:
- a CDS encoding gluconate 2-dehydrogenase subunit 3 family protein — translated: MDKLNRRTLLKVLGAAPAAAGFTWTEAEAAQAAKSQAARRTGAKPAAFKPKFFTAHEWATVNLLVDIIIPKDERSGSATDAGVPEFMDFMMSDQPGRQTAMRGGLRWIDAQCEKRYDKRFLECTEAERTAVLDDIAWPQKAKPEFLHGVTFFNSFRDLTAAGFWSSKMGVIDLEYTGNTMMPEWPGCPPEALKKLGVG
- a CDS encoding lactonase family protein, with amino-acid sequence MRRILLGVAGVLAAIVWTGAAAAPRAQTSGDRIVFVGTYTRAPSKGIYAYRLRADGGMTPMGTDGLAAETESPSFLAVHPNQRFLYAVNEVSRYQGRDAGSVSAFSIDRGTGTLTLLNRVSSRGGGPCHVSLDASGKWVFVANYGGGSVAAFPVQDDGRLGDASAFFQHSGSSVNKERQSGPHGHAVTVSPDNRFVLAADLGLDKVLTYRIDPRAGGLAPADPPFSAIAPGSGPRHLAFRPDGKFAYVLSEMLSRVVAMRYDATRGTLTELQTLSTLPEGFAGDNSGAEIAVHPGGRFLYASNRGHDSIAAFRIDAGKGTLTALDRASTQGKTPRNFAIDPSGRLLIAANQNSSTIVVFRIDQATGGLTPAGTTLQVPFPVSVVFVNP
- a CDS encoding cupin domain-containing protein; protein product: MTRRDVAVASIAVLLTLTAVSIASARADVLPSTLFEWSSLSPQPNRTGEVRRVVQQPTATLAELEIHITTLRPGEESHPPHRHPNEEILIVKEGQVEALVNGELKRGGPGSLIFQASNQLHNIKNVGSTPATYHVINWKAK
- a CDS encoding MFS transporter, translated to MPSPHRFKLFSMMVLEFFIWGAWYPLIFGYLPSLGFTPAEQTWILSTFPVAAIVGMFFSNQFADRNFAAERFVAASHLIAGLAMISLFWITSFWPFFFALLVHCLLYVPTISITNSIAFAHMQDAQKEFGIVRMGGTIGWIMAAWPMTFILVDWDRVRAANTDGFVSWLGTVLASGLTGPALQQGTKYVFVVAGLASLVLAAFSLTLPHTPPKKVTAGANKFAWLEALRLLSAPFILVLWLVTFIDATVHNLYFNWTGTFLGTPADAGGVGIAGNWIMPVMSIGQVAEILTMAVLGVTLKRLGWRTTMILGILGHAARFAVFAFFPENQALIILINVVHGVAYAFFFATVYIFVDEFFPKDARASAQGLFNLMILGLGPLVANVIGPKLMGETFRTAAGVDFRSLFLVPFSAAVVAAIVLAIFFHPPRTVQAPANARH
- a CDS encoding GMC family oxidoreductase produces the protein MQIIRNRRIYDVAIIGSGAGGGMAAKVLTEAGADVVMLEAGPMWDPVKDSYMFRWNYDSPRRGAAIPTQQFGEYDAAFGGWTLDGEPYTTAAGDDFFWFRSRMLGGRTNHWGRISLRFGPDDFQRKSIDGLGDNWPITYEDMKPWYDETDRLIGIFGTNLPFRNEPDGIFLPPPKPRCYELLIQQASEKLGVPCVPSRLSILTRPHNGRAACHYCGQCNRGCATHSNFSSPSVLIPPAMKTGRLTIVANAMAREVTVDENGLASGVSYIDKNTVRDNHVRARIVVLAASACETARILLNSKSPKFPQGLANSTGIVGKYLTDSTGTGVTGFIPKMMDNHPHNEDGTGGAHLYMPWWIDNRKLDFPRGYHIEIGGGRRMPGAGFLGNIHAYTGVEASGTPIAFGGYGASLKRDYRRVYGSTVSFAGRGEMIPNPDSWMEIDPRVVDKWGIPVPRFHFKWSDYEIKQAKHMQETFRAIIHEMGGTPLSPMPTAQQNYDLAPGGRIIHEIGVVRMGNDPNTSALNKYCQAHDAKTVFVADGAPFVSQPDKNCTWTILALAMRTANYIAEQRKAGAI
- a CDS encoding FAD:protein FMN transferase, whose translation is MAVRCAAIAAILSLAGAAAPLQRHEATRVSMGCVYAIVTYGRDAAALARITEDAFDEVDRIDRLMSHYRPESPLSRVNREAAQHPVGVDPELFDFIAEALRYSRESDGAFDVTVGPLMKAWGFFRGEGRMPSDGELAAARRGVGAAHVRLNPADHTIAFDRPGVELDLGGIAKGYAVDRAVALLKRRGVTAALVSAGGSTIYGLGAPPGRDAWDVEIQDPLDSRRIARTVTLRDRALSVAGRSEKSFESGGVTYSHIMDPRTGRPVQGMLSVAVLAPTGTAADALDNALFVLGRERSQPYLRALPPTEAIFFPAVTDTAAQRPVPDLEAAPFAPRSYVAYRPASPVKVDGKLDEAAWASAPWTDAFVDIEGDARPRPRFRTRAKMLWDDAFFYVAADLDEPDVWATLTERDSIIFRDNDFEIFIDPDGDTHAYAELEVNALGTPWDLLLIKPYRDGGPAIHAWDIAGLQVGVDVRGTINRPGDRDDGWSVEIAMPWSILRELAPGHAAPKAGDRWRVNFSRVEWQVDATTRYAKRLRPGTADPLPEDNWVWSPQGAIDMHMPERWGVVQFSGLRAGSGAEPVVDDPNERVAWALRRLYYRQRKLRASTGSYARSLDALGAGDIRVDGLDFRPELDATASFYEIAARGFAGVVVHINQDGRVWRTASRP
- a CDS encoding carbohydrate-binding family 9-like protein; amino-acid sequence: MKVVISVLTVLCLVPVTTRYDGAVNAQPAERPRLSVKPTPDFEVTGTGDHPGWQATEWTTLRRRQPDGHPYETRSKVLYSKTGLYFLMDAADRTLTAAMKEDFMDLWNEDVFEVFLWTDERYPIYFEYQISPLNRELAILVPNFGGQFLGWRPWHYERDRLTRKATSTVGGPKTSQAAIDGWRAEFFIPYALLRPLQNVPPKPGTVWRANFYRMDHDAGRRTQWEWAPVGESFHEYQKFGELVFADR